Part of the Labilibaculum antarcticum genome, CGATGTCTTGCTTGAACTTGGTAATAAAATTGCATGATCGTTTGCATCAATCCTATAAACCAAAACAACACCACTATCCAGAATATCATCAGTAATCTTATCATATAAAGAAATGCGTTCATCGTAAATGTATAATTTATCTTTTGCATCTGTCAAAATCCAAACATTCTCATAAATACTGAACACATATGATTTTACATTGGCATTTCCATCAGCACCTTTCAACTCTAAACCAGCTCCCCATCCTGTGGCTCCAATTACTAAACCTCTGTTGTTTTTAGGTCCATAAAGAATAGCTGTTTCCTTATCAAGGTAAAAATCACCATGCTCACCGTCTTCAGCTGTTGGTATGCCATCACCAGATAAAGTTGTAGCGCCATCAGTTCCATCTGCTCCGTCTTCCCCATTGGTACCGTTTGTTCCATTTGTACCCTTTAAAGAAAATCCATCTGTATCGGTCCAATTATCAGCATTTACTTTTGGCCCATACAACATTCCTGTTGCAACATCAAGATAGTAATCACTAACTGCACCAACTGTAGCTACAGGCTCACCTTCACCACTGAAAATAATACTACCATCGGTTCCTGCAGCTCCAACTGCTCCTGCTACACCTTGTTCTCCTTTATCACCTTTAGGACCTAATAATCCAGCTTCACCATCGTCACCACTGCATGATACCATCGAAATACTTAGCGCTAGAAAAGCGACTGCGAAAAAATAAAGTTTACTCGTTTTCATTTTTTTTGTAAATTTGAAATGATTAATAATTTGGAATTAAAAAGATCTTACATGATGTTTAATTCCTGTTAATTGTATACTTCCGGAGGCTGTAACCTCCGGATTTTTTTTTAATATGTATTTAGGCCTGCTGAAAGCAAGACCGCACCAATCAGAAGTGAAACTAAAAAAGACACTCCAATTACTAAAATCAAGCTAAGAATAAAGTAGTTTGTCTTTTTTTCCTCACTCACCATTGTTATTGGAACAAAACCGATATATAAAATATACAGGCCATATATTCCTGCAATTAGACCAAGAATGGAAAGACTTGGGAGAATGTAAAAAACTCCTGCTAGCCAAACTGGTGTATAAGAGTAGGCAACCAATTTAATTGCATTATTCAGACTTACCTGGGTATCGAAAGTCGCTGCTAACTTATGAATGCAGAAAGCACTAACAAAAACGCCTAAGAATGCTCCTACAAAAGCAAGTATTGCTTGATGAAGTCCCCAACTAAGAGAAGTGACTTTAAAATAACTGCCCAAGCCTATTAACCCATAACCAATGAATGATGCTATGGTAGGAATCAAAACCAATGGAAGCACATAGGACAGCAAAAAATCTTTACGATCTATTGGTTCACTACTAATTTTCACCCATGCTCCCTTAGGACTAATAAGAACCAGCTTTACTCTGTCAATTAAAAATTCAATATTTATCATGATTTCGAGATTTTAATTACGAC contains:
- a CDS encoding Yip1 family protein; translated protein: MINIEFLIDRVKLVLISPKGAWVKISSEPIDRKDFLLSYVLPLVLIPTIASFIGYGLIGLGSYFKVTSLSWGLHQAILAFVGAFLGVFVSAFCIHKLAATFDTQVSLNNAIKLVAYSYTPVWLAGVFYILPSLSILGLIAGIYGLYILYIGFVPITMVSEEKKTNYFILSLILVIGVSFLVSLLIGAVLLSAGLNTY